gaccaaccacccccccccccagctccctcctccctcagaccggGAGTCTGGACCACCAGCCCACCCCTCTCCTGAACCTTATATGACTCACACATCTTTTGACTCCCAGACTCTCTTTCCCTAACACTCAACCACCCTACGGCCTCCAAGTTCAGCCCCGGCCCTCTGAGGGACCTAGGACTGTGGCCAACTGCCCGGCTTCACTATCAGGTGCTGCCCACCTCACGCGGCTTAACCCTTGCCTCCTCCTGACCTGGGCTCCGGCCTCCAAGCCTCACCTTCTCCAAAGCTTGCCCGACCCTTCGCTGCCTGCTGTGGTCAGTGCCCAGCACTAGATCCCATGCCAGCAGAGGCCTGCCCGGGAGCAGACCCCGCCCCCACCTAGGGGGTCGTAGGCCCcgcccctggccccgccccttcTACCCCACTGGGGCCAGAGCGACATCGTGTGTTGACTCCTAGAACTGGCTGCTGTCAGAAATGTGTCCCAgacccaggcccccagccccctcctccctcagacctggGAGTCCaggctccagcccctcctccctcagacctggGAGCCCAGGCCCCCagcgcctcctccctcagacccaggagtccgggCTCCCATTCGCCTCCTCCCTCAGATCCAGGAGTCCAGGccaccagcccctcctccctcagatcctcctccctcagacccaggactCTAGGGCCCCAGTGccccctccctcagacccaggagtccaggccacTGTAGAGGATGACATCATTTCTCTTGCTTGCCCCTGCCTTGaccccacccagctgccccatcaaTGCCCCATTGACAGGTCAGACACAAGTGTTTGGTGAGGGGTGTCCAGGGGATGAGACACTGGGGTCCTGTTTGGGGAAAGGATGAGACAACGAGATTCCAGAACGATGCAGTGAGAGATGATCTCAGACTtggggcagaggggaagcagGTGGTGGAGCaactgggaagggaggggaggggaggggaggggaggtctgCGTTCTGAATCCGAAGACTTTAAAGTTGGAGGGAGGGGGTAGGCAGAATCTCCAGGGTCTGAtggaggaggggccgggggccTGGGATGTCACATCTCCTCGCCAGGTTTACAGCAAGAGGACCACTGTGgactcacttcattttttttttttttaataacctttaTTTCAGAATAACGTTAGATTTCCAGAACAGCCTGAAAGATGGTGCTGAGAACTGCCGGGCCGTCCCCCGTTCCCCACCAGGTTGATATCTGACACAACCAATGACCCCACATTTGTCCAAACAAAGAAATCATCACTCAGACGCCTCCGCCAACAACCTTACGCTGTCCCCGGGTCCAATCCAGGACACCACACTGTGCTTGGTGGACCCACGTGTTTAAGTCTAGAAGGCACGAGGGACGGATTCCCGTGGAGGGAGCAGTTCCCATTCCTGACTCTGCCGGGTGCCGGGGCCAGATGCACGCAGCCCCTGCCCTGCAGGTGTGAAGCGTCATAAGCAAGGGGTATGTGTGCCTGCATGTGTGTCGTGGGGCACACGGCTCCCAGCCTGGCCCAGGTGAATGCACGGTCTTCCAAAGCAGCTGTGGCCCTCCACATGGACGGCTCTGAGGTCCACACGCCTGGGACAGTCACACACCTTGGTGCTCTGTGCTCGTAGGGAGCCGGCGCAGGGCACTCGCCATGTGGGAGCGGAAAGGATGtcgaaacagaaaacaaaaacaaaaacaagtccaTCCTGGACAGCACAGGAGGTGAGGCCGAAAAAGATGGGAGACACAGGTCACCCGGATAAAAGTTCCCGAGGCTGGAGAGGGCCTGGGGAGAGGTCCACTTCTTGGAGGCACTGAGCTGCGGACAACGGCATTCTTGGGGAGGACGCAAGAAGTAGCTGccggaagtgtgtgtgtgtgtgtgtgtgtgtgtatttaggtCCAGAAAGAATGAGTGACTTCCCCAATATGTCACCCAGAGCCCCGGGAAATGGGAGAAGGAGATGAGGTGTCCATCATCAGGTTTCAGTCAGATCCTGAAAGCCCAGATTTAGTGACAGGGACGGTGAGCGTCAACCGGGTCTTGGTGGGGATGAGTGACCCCATCAGAAGTCCGTGATGAGGATTCAGCATGTCCCTGCACTGCAGAAATGCGTCTGCAGAAACAGTGCCTTCCTTCAAGAAGACACATTCAGGACAGAaggaagaggggctgggggcctagactcccgggtctgagggaggaggggctgggtctTGGGCTCCCGGGTCCTCAGCTGAGAGGGAAATTGTGCGCCCCAGTCCAGCCCTCAGCAGGGTGAGATGCAGTATGTTCCATCCCTGTCCTCCCGGGAGCAGCTGTCTCCATCCAGGTggccagggttgggggagggaggctgcgGGAGGGGCCTCTGGCCCAGGCTGTGGCCACCTGTCTCAGTCACCTGGTCAGGGAGCTCCCCCATCTGTCCCCATCCTCCTGCCACCTttgccctcctgctcctcctcctcctcctcctcttcctcctctgtcccctcttctaGGCTCgctcccccctcttcctcctcctccccatcttcACCAGACATGTCCCCCAAGCCCCCAgacccctctctgttcctctctaaCCCCCAGTCATCCCCCAAGAAGTCCAGGACAACCAGCGGGGGGCTCCTAGTCTCGGGATCCAGGTCTAGAAGCCCCTGGAGCAATGCCAGAGCTGGGGGAGCAAACTGGTCCCAAGGGGGGGGTGGTTGAGGCGGCTGGGGCTTGGTGGTCAGCCAGCCAGCAAAGGCCTCGAACTCGGGGTCAGGTGCCAGTGCCACATCCCAGGGGAAACAGGCAGTGGCAGCGCAGAAGAGAAGcacccccaggccccaggagTCCACCGCTGGGCGCAGGGGCAGGGTGTCAGGTGGCAGCAAGAGGCAGAGCTCGGGTGGGGCGGAGGGCAGCGGCCCTGGTGGGGCAGGGGTTGGACTGCCCTCGGGCCGGGTCAGACCTAGGTCACCTAGGGCCACACGGCTGCAGACAGGGTCAAAGACCAGCACGTTGTCTGGCTTGACATCCGCATGGACCAGCCCCCGGCCATGGAGGAAGTCCAGGGCTCCGGCTAGCTGGGCCACCACCCTCTTCACCAGCAGCTCTGGGAGGCCCTGGGGTCAAGGAGAGATGAAAGTCAGgctccttctttattttgtttcttgcgGTTCAAGAATTCAGAACCTCAGACCAGTGGCTACCTCTAGTGTCTCCACCGCACCCCCAACACCTTCTCCAGATTATCCTCAGCCACAATCTGCAGCCGCCCTGCACTCTAACCCCCATGTATGTCGTCACTGGAACCCCAGACTGAACCAGAAGCTCTTTTAGCTTCCACCAAGGTTTCTCCTAACCCTGATACTCAGACCCACTCCTTACATTTCTTATCTCCTCTAGCCCTACCACCCAGATCTCCAATGGGAACCCAAATCTCATATTTTATCCTAATCTTAGTCCCTACTAATTTAGATCCTGTATCTAACTCAGACCCCAATCTAAAGTCAGTTTATTTCATCAGTCAATTGAGAAATCTATCTATCAAGCTAGCCGGGCAGCTAGTCAgcaatccatccatccaacctCTCATCCAGTCAACATTCTACACAGCAGGGTTTCGGCTTAACATCCTTTCCACCAGCAAGTCAGCAATCCAgtgatttattcaaatatttaataaccaaaatccatccattcttccttgcttccttccatgTATctaccatccacccatccatccatccatccgtccatccatccatccgtctgtccatccatccatccatccacccatccatccttcagtccatccacccacccacccacccatccatccatccgtccgtccatccatccatccatccacccacccacccacccacccatccatccatccgtccatctgtcagtccgtccatccatccaccca
The Lynx canadensis isolate LIC74 chromosome E2, mLynCan4.pri.v2, whole genome shotgun sequence genome window above contains:
- the SBK3 gene encoding uncharacterized serine/threonine-protein kinase SBK3 encodes the protein MEGDRLQQLFLTGLWEWSPWFLEARPPSHGGRQNARSSGYPIPSKEDTATALQRLVELTATRVTPLRNLRVQYRLIRELGSGSYGRVLLARPRQGGPAVALKLLRRDIVLRTTFLREFCVGRCVSSHPGLLQTLAGPLQTPRHFAFAQEYAPYGDLSGMLQERGLPELLVKRVVAQLAGALDFLHGRGLVHADVKPDNVLVFDPVCSRVALGDLGLTRPEGSPTPAPPGPLPSAPPELCLLLPPDTLPLRPAVDSWGLGVLLFCAATACFPWDVALAPDPEFEAFAGWLTTKPQPPQPPPPWDQFAPPALALLQGLLDLDPETRSPPLVVLDFLGDDWGLERNREGSGGLGDMSGEDGEEEEEGGASLEEGTEEE